Below is a genomic region from Candidatus Cetobacterium colombiensis.
TTAAAAAATCCAAATTGAACTCCTGTTCCTGTTCCTGTAAAATTAGCCGCTCCTACTTGAACTCCTTTTGTATTATGTTCAACCATATTTACAAATCCTAATTGAACACCAGTCATATTTCCACCAACACTATTAAATGTTATTGGTAATAAAAACCATCCTAATTTTGCACCTTCAAAATTTCCTTCAGTTCTATCATATAATGATCCTAATGATAATCCTTTAAAATTTTGTTTTTTATTAGCTATTATATTTATATCTAGTCCTTCTACATTTTGATTTTCAGTATAAATAAGACCTAGTCTTACCCCTTTTACACTTGTTTGAGGTCCTTTTAATTGTGTTGGTGATAAAAGTCCTAGCTCTAATGACTCCGCTCCAAAAGAAGCTAATGACAATCCTAATAATCCTAATAATAATTTTTTCTTCATTTAAATCCCCTTATAGTTTTAATATCTTTTTTACAAAAAATAAAAAAATGGCGCTTCTTGCTGGGCTCGAACCAGCGACAACACGATTAACAGTCGTGCGCTCTACCAACTGAGCTAAAGAAGC
It encodes:
- a CDS encoding LA_2272 family surface repeat-containing protein, with the translated sequence MKKKLLLGLLGLSLASFGAESLELGLLSPTQLKGPQTSVKGVRLGLIYTENQNVEGLDINIIANKKQNFKGLSLGSLYDRTEGNFEGAKLGWFLLPITFNSVGGNMTGVQLGFVNMVEHNTKGVQVGAANFTGTGTGVQFGFFNKAKQIKGLQLGFVNMAENLQGLQIGLVNMADNSELFEVLPILNFNFRF